Below is a window of Nicotiana tabacum cultivar K326 chromosome 19, ASM71507v2, whole genome shotgun sequence DNA.
CAACAgcaaaactcgatatcattatcgagtcCGTGTCCGAATCGGACTACGGGGCAACACCGATCGATacaggccccgaatatcgatgacccaaggcagaaccgagctcgaaccaagactgGGGATTCGATCTAACACCAAGCTCGAGCCAGTGCCAAGCTCGCaaacaagagccgttacaaccgcaccgagggggagaatcttggcgagaatcaaggaagagacaaaccatcatgggtcctccactatatgtattattttattatgttattataGATAAAGCAGTGatcctctactataaaagggggaTAGACTGCAATAGACGCAGGTCTTCCAAGATACATTAAGATTTCATTGTGCTTTGTTTTTCtaatacatttcagtcttcccGTCCATCATTCTCATTTTACAGCAAAAATACCTGTATTGTCATTTTGTATCAAAGAATTTTgtatacccttagaaccatatctaaatttaacgttatccgatttttcagGTAAACAATGCTACATACCCTTTACTGTTTGCTCTACTACCAGTGGCAGAGCTACCTTATAGGAAGGGGTGTCAAATGATACCCCTTCACGGGAAAAATATATTGTGTAGTtaggtaaaaaaaataaatcatatgtatatatactatgtattgacttTCATGTTTATGATAAGGCAAAGATTTATATTGAAATTTAAGGTTTGTGTCTCGTTGGAGTTGTTTTTGGTTCAGGTTTAGGAGAAACTCGACAAGTTCGCAAAATATCAACGTATTAAAAAGAAATAGTTACCCTTAAGACAAAATGCATCTTTCCTTTATTTAGATTTAGGTACCTTGATAACAATAATGATTCGGCATACCTCTTTTTGATGTACGTAGTCCAATATGGCCTCTTTTATGTCTGACTTATAACACTTTTTTATCTTTCACTTTTAGGTGATTTGTTTGTTCTCTTGTTTGAATGGAAAGaaagattttcctttttttctcctcTTTATTTTTGTCAGATGTTGATGTTAAGATAAATATGTGATCAGACAAAATTTAAACTTATCACATTCGTTAAAAAGTACAAGTAGCACACACTAAGGACAAAATAGAGTACCTAGTTTGATATGATTTGGTCATATTTTGTGTCGATCTCTAAATATATCGATATGTAGATGTGAAGTCATGGTAGATGAAGGTTTTAAAAGTGAACTAGGTAGACCTAACATCAcatgaaaaattatatttaaaggCCTACAATCTCTTGGAATCGATCGATGCAGACTTAACGTAAGATAGGACATTAGGATAAAAAACATCTAATAAATATTATTCAGTTGAGATTATGttttaattataaatattaattatgttTAATGACTTCTACTTTATGCATATGCTTTCTAAGAGTATTTTAGTCCTAATATAGATTTTAATACcatttaaaaatataaagaaatttagtactttctatttctattttattttacataATGTTGGTTTGAgataaatttaataaaataaataaaatcattgATGATTCATATAGCTGACCGAAACTTATTTGGATTAACGCAAACCCGACCGTGACTTCAATAAGCTTTTGCTATGATTACCAATTTTCAAATACTAACTAAATAAACGTAAGAAAAAACTACCTATTCTAGAAAATAAAACTTGAAAGCATTAATATCACATTCGAAGTCAGAGTTTCAAGTCAATATAATGTATATTAAGCGCCTCGCACCCAACTGTACAATTCGTATTAAACAGAATAATATTACTTCAGTGTCGTGTCAATGTCTCTCTAAAGAAATTGAAGATAAGTCTTTTGATTAGGGGTGTCAACCCACTCATTAATTTAGAAAAATTATTCACTTTCTAGATTTCTTATCAGAAAAACCTAGCGTGCAAGAAAGTCATATTGAACCAACAAGAGAGGTAACTTATACGATTGTCACTATTAATGTTTTACTTTACGTACAGTGAAATAAATGGTTAATCTAAAATCGAAATAGCTAATATATAAGACATGTTATGTGCATGTGTTGAGAAAAAACGAGTGCCATTaagttttatttgaaaaacaaaaatggacaaACTGCTCGCTACAAGTACAACCCCAATAAAGTGCTTTCAGATGTAAAATAATTGTAGGAATTATGAAAGGTTTGaagtcaaaaaaaaagaaaacaatttcAGAAACAAAAGCTACAAACGTTATCTGCTTTAATTCTACTGTTCTACGCGTGATAGCAAACACAgaattttgaaatcattatttctTCTATATCTTTTTAACCAGccaaattattactattattattattattattattattatcagttTGTACATTTTATTTGGGAGGcacaaattttaaatattattgtCTCCATTGTAAGCTGTTTGCCAATTGTTTGGAAATAGAATGAGTATGTTAATGTGAGTACTAGTTAGCAAAATGCCTAGGGTGCTCTTTCATTCAGGGGTTGCACATGTCTTGTCTGATAGTTCCTCATACTTATTACTGTCACTATGTCACACTATAGAAAAATATCTGCTAGTTTGTGaaacttgatttttttttaaaataaagtcaAAAATACTATAGCAATTTATAGCGTTATATTTTGTATGGTGAATTCTAACATCGACATTATCAAAATTGTTTCTAATACATAAATATGAGTCCCAGTTGGAAGCCGAAGATGTAACATTTTTGGAAATATATACACATATACTACAAGATGTTTAAGCTAATTATAAAAAGAAATTTTAAACATCATTTACCTTCTGAAATGTTTTTTTATGGACAAGTACACAACCACAAATATTAATGTCTAATGTTGTAAATAATGTCAGCCCTAATCAGATGTAATGGATATGGATTTTTCAATCATGATTTAAATTGCTTGCTTTTGGAGACTGTATCTGCTGATAATTACACACTCCAAATCACATGCAACTTCTTATTATATCCCAGAAATTAGCTTTAAATTTTACTTTGCTAAAAGAATTATGTAAATATTTGGTGCCACTTAATTATCATGATTAAATCAATGGAAATTCAATTAATTGGTTCTTCATATAATCAAGTATATATGACTATGTAACATAACTTTTGATTATGGAAAGTGAATGATCTCTATTTTGATTTTGTGTAATATTTAGGCCATGCAATGTGATTATTCGCAACATAAATGCATTAAAAGCACGTGAAGGTTAATTCATAGCAAAACAACTCAATGatcttggatttttttttttttttgaaaaacatttATTAATTATAAGATATACACAAATACAAGTTTCATTAATATCTTGCTTTAGCTATTTTGCCTTTGGTCTTTCAAAACGTACAGATAGTCTTGGGGAGTTTGGTTAAAAACTATAACTCCACAGTTGCATCAAATTAAAGTTCTTGTTCAAGGGGCAACATTAGGTAGAAAGTAGGATCAAGTGTTGGAGCAATTCACAAGAAAAGCTTGACATGTCAAAAGTGAAACACTTGtcccaacttttgtttttgattcTGTTGGCTAACCAAAGAAAACTGAAAACTTTTTTAGGTCAAGGACGGGGACAAATAACTAAGGGCTAAATATTTAATGAATATGATAAATTCACAGCAGCAAACACGGCTAAAGAAATTTTTCTAGATGCTCATGTTAACCTAAGCATGAAAATGACGTATGTTTTgacattattaattaattaacagTCGGCATATGCAATAATTCAGCAAAACAGACAAGTAAAACAGCACATAACATCAAACTAATGGcagttttcattaagtatttgagCGTTGACATGATATAAAACAAAGATGAAGATGCTTCCTTGTTTCTAGTTACATTAATAGTTCAAACCTTAGTTTAAATGCCTATAAACAAATAATTAGTAGGATTTCAAGTAATTATCACTCCACGTATCTAATTTTGTTCCGTTGTGCCAAGTAAAATAATCATAATCCATTGCCAAACTTAGCGGATAAGTACAATCCATTTAACCATAAGAAATGAGGTGATGAATACTTCAGCAACAGTAACAATCCTAGCATATGCATATGCCTATGCCAGCCAGCATTTAAATGGCAATGCCCCTACAACTGTCGCTTTTATCCAATTCATGTCCTACATCTTTAGAGTATGTATCAACTTTTTATCACAAAGGTAACGTAAGCATTGCATAACTTTAAAATGTGGTCCTATGTAGTAAACATGGGCGAAGCTACACTATGGTTATGGTTCGGAAAATTACACTGcatatataagtaaaatattaggttttagatgtatataacatatattgaacaccctttgtcatggatttttttacttctttcaaatttaaacACCCTAAGTAAAATTCCTGGCTTCGCCGCTACTAGTAAAGACCAAATGATAGAGGCCATATTGCTTTGCCAACATCTTCCTTAACGAACAAAACCATTCAAGTAGTTCTACCGTTCGAGCTAGCCTAACCCTCAACTGCAATTATATGCAGATTGGATTGTGCTCATCTTTACTATTCTGCTGGATACATATTACCTCCCATCAGCACAAGTACAAAAAAGAGAACTGCAGTATTATGTATACTATCAATTTATCTCCACTTTGAAACTAAACGAAATCTAAACTGTTCCACAACATCTATGATTACCACTAGCTTTGATTTATAGCTTTATTAAATCAATCAATATGTTATATGTCAAAGGGATGAAATCGTTCTGAAAAAGAACTCAGGCTTTTTGGGTAGGATAGAACAAGATATCAAATAGTTCAAGTtatcttcaacccaaaaagtgaGGAAAAGTTGCTACAGGATCAAATAGTCTGGTGTATGAATATCTAGCAGCAGATTACAATTTAAGCATTAAGAAGCATAATTCAGCATTAATGTCTAACATCAcgtttaaaattgattaaagatgCCAGTCAAGAAAATACTGAACATTGACTAGAATAATCGTGCATCTGCTGACCCTAAAGGCAGAAGGCAGAATAGCCAGACGAATTTTGTTAAACTAAACAGATAGCTACTTCTGCACAGAACCATTTGCCTAAGGAAATGAGACAACTAACTCATGCAAAAGAAAATCCCTAAAAGGGTTATAAAAAATATAGGGTTAAACATGTTAAATCTTGCATTCTTTGACAGAACGGAATTGCCAAACTTATATAATACAAGTCTTTCATGGACGCTAACTTAGCTTCTTCtcaagaacaagggaaagcagttcttTGTTTGTTAACTTAGGATATGACAAGCATCTGCACGACTGCATGTAATGGCATAAAACAAATGGCTTCCTTTCTGCGGAGTTGTAGCTGAATCAGATTGCTTCCTCCCTGGATATAGCATTGTGGTTTTGCATTTGTAATGGAAAACAGAAAACACTTTCCCCATTCCGACAATCCTACACCACTTGCTTCCAGTAACATGCAAATAGGTTAAGAAATTATTCTTGAGCAGCACGAAAGGCAGATTTGTACTCCACTTTTGCAGAGAGTATCCAGAATGAGATGTCGATAAATATCAAGGCTGATCTTATAATATAGGCATCAAAGTTGAGACACTATCTTCTAGTCATCCAAAACTGGCGAAAGCAAAGGTTTGTTTAAGAAGAAAGCTTCCAGATTCCCTGATATGAGTTCATATAAATCTCGAAAAGAATCCTCTGTACAACAAGCAACGTGCCGTGTCAATACAACGTTATCCAATGAAAGGAGCTCCTCAGGAACATTAGGTTCATTCTCGAAAACATCCAAGCCAGCACCTGCAATCTCTCCCTGCACCAAACATTTTACCAACTCCATCTCATTGATTACGGATCCTCGTGCAATATTAATGATAACTCCTCCTTTCCCAAGTGCCAGTAAAACCTCCTTATTGATCAAGTGACGAGTTTGCTCTGTCAATGCACAACAAATGACAAGAACATCACATTTGGTCGCTAGTTCATGAACGTCAGGATAGAAAGGGTAGGAAACAGGCTTTTTCTTCCTCGACTGGTATGATATAATGCATCCAAATGCTTCAAGTCTTTTTGCAACTTTTAGACCGATGCTTCCCAGCCCAACAATTCCTACTTTCCTGCCTCCCACCTGCCATCATCAATCACCATCAAGAACTAGCAGTTAGTAAGGCGAAAGTTATCCACACAAAATTTGTACTAGACCTAAAATCTTAAACAAGGTCTACTGGTACTAGCCTATTGCAACAAATGTTGTTCCAAACTCCAGTAAGGGGCATGGAATAAACCCAAAATACCTCGATGACTGTCCACCCACCCAAACCCagcataaaaaaaattatgaacaGCCTCATTGATGTCAAGTATAGACGCCACTCTCTTGCAAACAGTTGGATTTTGTCCAGAGGCTTACCAGCTTGAGTATCAGAGGCCAAGATCCCTACCTTAATCTCTTTGCAGGTTAGCCAACTAATGACAGCATCCCACAACTAGGCTTAGTTCCAAACCAGGGACAACAGATGCACGTCACTTTTCATTTCCCACTATGTAGAACTCTATTAAGGATGAGGAAAGATATAAGCAAAGTAATCCTGACAGCCTGAGATGACATTAGTAATTAATCAAACGCACTACTGATATGAATACTTATTATACAGCCTTGTTAATCCTCAAGTCTGTAATTGCTCTACATGGAAACATAGTTTTATGCAGCAGAAACCAACCTTTGCTTAAACAAACATTATAGAAAGACAACTACAGTTCTCTTCATGCTCGTTCCAAGCTCGAAGTACCATTTGTACAAATAAGAATCCCCTTCCCTACATGATTTCTTCTTCATATAGAGAGATATAGGATCTATGGGGGCAATTACTTAGAATTACATTTTGCAGAAACTATAATGATCTTTTCCTTTTCTCTGATTTCTTAGGAAGAATTCTGCTGACAGTTTTCTaacaaaaaacaataaaaatcagaaaaccaTCTTGAACCTCGAACTATCAAATAAATAGTTCAATTTGTTCATTTGATCATTAATAACGTTTTAGGAAATGTTTCTAAGAAGGATATTGACTCATATATATCTCAAAACTTTCCTTGCACCTTTTCTTTCAAAACTATATCGGTTTTCAAGCCCGGGGCTATCAACCATTCAGCTATCTCGCTGATCTGAAAGACTAATTCCTCCGAATAGATCATGGGCATAGGGGTGGATACCCCAACTATCTATAGAAAGATCTAAGGTGCAAATCCACCGATCGATGTACATATGTCTAGCATGCCCATTTGTGAAATAGTGCAGTTTTTTTTTGGCACCTTTTAGTGTGCTATAGTCCATTGATGTTTAAACCTTCCCCACTTCAAATGTCGAGCTCCTGCTGCGATACTGAATAATTCATTTTTGGACTGGTGTGTAGGCAAGGGATATAGAGATATCATAAGGGACACCAATTGCGTTCATTTTAAATTTAGCAGTTAGCCCCACATAGTATCCATCTCTTAATTTTGCAATGTGTGCCTGTGGATGTCTCATTGAGCTAACTAAGCCATCATATGACAGAGTACACATATTGAGCTCACAAACAACCTAAAATGGGCAAATAGGTGTGTGCCTATGAACCTTAGGCTCCTTTCTACGTTGTTCGTTACTTTTGTGGTTTTGCCTTTCGTGTGACAAAGTTTAACTGAGGTATTGCAGGGAAGTATTAGAGAGAAAACCCTTAAGCAGCCTAGATGAAAAAAAGTTTCTGATTAGACAGTAGGAGAAGTGGAGTGATAGGAGAAGCTAAAAATTATGCTAGTACTTCACTTGAATCAAATATGAGTGGGAAACTTTCGTTTTCTCTGCATCAACATTGAATAAAATTTTCACGTTTGGGATATAAAATCTTCTTTCCTGCTTAAGGGAAATAGATATTGTAGACCTACAACATTTTCACTAAATTGTTCTTTTCAGTCAAAGAAACAACTTGTTATGATGGATAATTTTCCGAACCACAAATTTAAACATTTTTTTCTTTACAGTCATATTAAGCGAAACAAAAAGATATGCATcagcaggggcggatttaggggggcgGAAGGGTGTTCACCCGaacccccttcgccgaaaaattacactgtatatgtaaggcaaaatctattttttacctctatatattatattttgaatccccttgacacagcccaaaagcatagcttagtggtcaagggggttaAAAACCTTTGTAAGGTCATTGATTCTATTCCCACTAGCTACAACCCttttaattttttcctttttttgaacCCTCTTGGCGGTaatcct
It encodes the following:
- the LOC107762384 gene encoding glyoxylate/hydroxypyruvate reductase HPR3, translated to MAKPNTALPEVIVLGQPTLFNIYGEQLSHKFRFLKPWESSLPSEQFVSTHAQSVQAMISSPKDFVGKISSSLLCLLPSLRVIVTTSAGVNHIDLVECRRRGISVANAVSVFSEDVADFAVGLLIDVLRKISVADRFVKNGLWSLHVDFPLCSKVGGRKVGIVGLGSIGLKVAKRLEAFGCIISYQSRKKKPVSYPFYPDVHELATKCDVLVICCALTEQTRHLINKEVLLALGKGGVIINIARGSVINEMELVKCLVQGEIAGAGLDVFENEPNVPEELLSLDNVVLTRHVACCTEDSFRDLYELISGNLEAFFLNKPLLSPVLDD